The DNA region aacaatcacaatcATGTTCTTTCAAATCTTTTACTTCGTTCCGTAAAACCAAGAACGGGTTTTCAGTTTCAAAACAATAACCCTTTGTCTTTCTCTGTACCTGAATTACAAAACCCTTCATCTTTCAATAACTTCCCAACAACGCAGCGTTTAGGCGTTCCGTTACTTCACCAACTTCGCCCTCAACCACAACACCAAAATCAATCAATTAACCCAAATTTCCAATACCGAAACTCCAATTTAGGTCAAGTGATGAACCCGGTTCAAAACACCGAACCAGAGAAAAAGATCAACGACGATCAGAAGATTCTTCAAGAATTAGAAAAACAGCTTcttgaagatgatgatgaatgtgaaGAAGCCGATGCTTCGGTTATTACAACAAGTGAATGGACAGAGACTTACCAGAACCTACTAAGTGGGCCTTGTGGGCCCGATGGGCCGTGTGGGCCTCCTCCAGCCCAGAAACCTTCTTCATCATCTCCAACCACATCCACCACGTCATCAACTTCTACCGCGGCTTCTTCGCATGCATCTCTTTGTTCTAAACGAACCCTAATTGAAGCTGCATCTGCAATATCAGAAGGTAAAAACGATGTCGCTTTAGAGATCTTAACACGCTTAGTTTCGAATTCGAATCCCAATGGAAATTCGGATCAACGGTTAACCAATTGCATGGTTTCGGCTCTGAAATCGAGGATGAATCCTTTTGAAAATCCCTCTCGTGTTGCAGAACTCTTCGGGAGAGAACATGCAGAGTCGATTCAGATGTTTCTTGAAAGCTCGGTTTGTTTCAAGGTGAGTTACATGGCTGCGAATCTTGCGATTTTGGAATCTGCATTTGAAGAAAACGGAAAAGGTTTCTGTGTGGTGGATTTCGAAATTGGACAGGGAAAACAGTACGTGAATCTTCTTCACGCGCTTCACGCGCGTGATATGACACTGGCGCCAGGTTTTACGGTTAAGTTAATCGCCGTGGCTGAGAACTGCGGTGACGAGACGGTTAAAGCTGTGGGTGAGATGCTGACTCGTCAAGCGGAGAGGCTGAGAATCGGGTTCGAGTTTCGTCTTGTTTCTGTTTCTCAGAGACAAGTCACTGAGCTGAGTCGCGATTTGTTAGGTTGTGACTCAGAGGAAATTCTTGTTGTGAATTTCGCGTTTAAGCTGCATCGAATTCCAGACGAAAGCGTTTCAACTGAGAATCCCCGCGACGAACTCTTACGGCGCGTGAAAAAACTCTCCCCGCGCGTGGTAACTGTTGTGGAGCAAGAAATGAACTGTAATACGGCGCCGTTTTTGGCTCGAGTTGCTGAGTCATGGTCTTATTATTCTGCTTTATATGACTCGGTTGAGACTGTGTTAGGAAAGGATCACCCGGATCGAGTCAAGATCGAACAAGGACTGAGTCGGAAGATAAGCAACTCGGTGGCTTGTGAAGGAAGAGACCGTGTTGAACGGTTTGAGGTGTTCGGAAAATGGCGGGCGCGTATGAGTATGGCGGGGTTTATGTTGAAACCAATGAGTCAAAGCGTTGCTGAGTCAATAAAATCGCGTCTCGCTGGAGGTAATAACAACCGAGTTAACACGGGACTCACTGTGAAAGAAGAAAACGGTGGGATTTGCTTTGGTTGGATGGGAAGAACACTCACCGTTGCTTCTGCTTGGCGTTAACTGTGCccacttttttttttcttttgttttattttattttattttaagttGGTTCTATGAATATTAATATCAATATAAGTTACATTGTCACTAGTATATTGTAACGTTATCTAGACATAATGGAAAAGAATAGAGAATAATAAAATTTGGATAAATAATAATCTATTTTCAACTCACATACATGATTTTTTTAATAGAGACAAATATGATATAAAAAAGAATTGTATGgttgatttattttattttgatgatatgatATTCACTTGGTATGAGAAAGGAGTTGGTTGAAGTTTGGTAGATATAGCTAGCTTGTATGCATTGGTTTGCCCTTACAATACCGACAAATGAGGGCTCCACACTTTAAGAAGTGCGATTTTGGGGTTTTAGTTGGAGTTGGAACTTCCCTATTATCCAATTCTGCTTCCAATTTTGTAAAGTCTTCAAAAATAATGTTATTTGCATCTATACAATTCATTGAAGGCATTTTTTTTTGGTTTATACAAGAGATCTTTTAAACCTAAAAATggaaacaaaagaaaataaagaaaattgaTTTATACTGTTTCACATTGTCTCGTATAATCAACATAATGATTCTAGTCATATAATAAATATTATGATTCTAGGGATAAAATAATAAAGATCATGACTTTTTGATCTCTTGTCCGATAACAATGAGTTCAGGAGTTCGGGCGATTTCGATAATGCAGAGTCACACTTGATCTAAGATTTACTGTTCCACTATTCCTTGAAACAATCTCATAAAACACAACGATCATTAAGAAGCCACAACCAATTATAGCAAATCATTAGCTCAAACATTGAAATAGATCACGATTACAATATCTGAGGATGAGTATTTGGCTGGTATTTAAGTTTGCAAGAATGACCTCCATGGTCATATCCTGTGGCCCAAAGGGGTTACTCTGCTCAAAAAGATGTCTTGCGCTAAATCTTTGCCTTTTTGGAAGTCTTTTGAAAATGGAGGAGTTACTTCACTACATGAAGGTTTTTTTTCTACTTTTGTTTTTTCTCCAATGAAGATATGCAAAAAGTGAGAACATCGTGCTCATTGAATATAACTCCTATTACGCTCGAGCTATTCACATGGACTCGAGATTTCAACCTTAACTTACAACAACAGTCAATCTCTTAGGTTTGGATCAGAATTTTGGGTTGATCCAAGAATATTGGAGGTCTATGATTTTATTTGCAAGTGCTAGCAGCATTGGTACACCTATTTGTACAGATGTGACTACAAATAGACCCAAATTTGATAGTGGTTATGGTTATTTTGTTAGAGTTCTAGTAGATGTGGATCTAAAGCATAACCTAATATACATGATGCTTGTTGAAATGACTGTATTTGCCTTTTTTTTATATAGATTATGAAAAACCTATCGTCCTATTGTTGTTTTTGTAAATGCATTAAACACGATGTTGCATCTTGCAAGAGAAGAAAGAACCAACAAACACACTTCGATGGGGAAATAAAAAAAGTTGTTAAAGTGGAGAAAAGGTTGTCTTATGTTGTTGTTACCTCAGATTTTCGACATAGGCATTAATTATAAAGATGTGATAAGTTTCATGTAAAAATGAGTTTATTCTCAAAAAATCGAAATGGTCAATTACAACCATGGAGATCTCGACGAATTAGATTTGTCGAGAAGTATGTATCAACTTTGGTTGAATTGCAATTAGTCAGAGACCAAGGAGTTTATTGGTATTGGCACTTAGTGAAATTCAGAGTATCCAAAAGTGTTATTTTTCAAGCAGTCAAATGAGGTGTAAGTGGATATGATCAGATAGTTATTTAAAGACACATGAGAGTATGTCGAAGATGAAGACTGCATGGAGACGAAGGCGTGACATATTTTGCTTAGTCGACCATTGTAGATGGTTAACTTAAGATTAATATATAAATAAGCATTCACTTACGTTTTAGGGGTCCGCAATTGTACAATTTTTTTGTAAAATTCAAAGTTTCTGTGTGTTTGTGAGAAAAGAGTCAAGAATGTATGCATATGAGTTCTAATTTTTATAAATCAAGTTTTTACTTTTCAGTCATTTACAACATTGAACTTTATTTCAATTACCTTTTGTTGCAATTATCTTTATTTTCAGTCATTGCAATTATCTTTTTGTTTCTTTTACATTTCAACTTCAGTGTCAAAATATGTTTCAAATCAATAATTTTCACACAATATGTCCTAATATCTTTTCGAGTTTAATCTCGTAAGTGAAATCAAACTTGTTTTGTTTACCAAACTTCACAGTAAACAAATTGGCAATGCCCAGTGGGACattttttgtgtgaaaatttaTACTTTACGTTTTGAAAAATCATTTGCAAAGTTCTTCATTTCATTTAAGAAACTTCTTAAATTTTTAGTGTGCATGAGATTGACGAGTGGTAAGATAATCAAAAAAGAAGTTAGAAACCCAATGAGGAGATACGTTAGGAGAATGATTACTCCCAGAAAAAACAATGGAGAACAACCATACAATAACAAAGGGGTAGACacgtgttggtgtaagccctagaggccaatacttttggtacttgtatcgaattgtttattaataataaaaggctttttctttattatgtttgtttaataaagtccctggaatagatagtccgtttaatgtatcaagtgtgacttaatcatgagagcacattaaacataaggacactattcttaaagtatccgtagtcgagctttattgtgaagtgggataacattaaagcatgaagactattatgtttatagactgatgatcacatctcatggatcatggataaggagttatcaagtctcaaacataggtatgaatattaagagtaatatttatactggattgacccgctatgagaatactatatagaatgttatgcaaagtgtccTAAGTTATTCTCATtgtgatagtggtgtataccacccttcgacctaaaaccactatggaccctagatgtagagtcgagttccttattgccgatcaaacgttgtccgtaactggatgaccataaagacagttgatgggtactccacgacgcatgctaagggacatgagtgacctagatgaaatttgcccatcctgcgtaacaggataaatgtctatgggccc from Lathyrus oleraceus cultivar Zhongwan6 chromosome 1, CAAS_Psat_ZW6_1.0, whole genome shotgun sequence includes:
- the LOC127128194 gene encoding scarecrow-like protein 8, with the protein product MSSSGFNSGGGGSSEYLTGRPTNTINNLITTTPSLTINNLNHPSLYRTQHHPQHHHQHQPLPPIFLDPSSQIPQHRIIGKRTLAEFQTQQNQAYNHNLNLNNNNNLNNNNHNHVLSNLLLRSVKPRTGFQFQNNNPLSFSVPELQNPSSFNNFPTTQRLGVPLLHQLRPQPQHQNQSINPNFQYRNSNLGQVMNPVQNTEPEKKINDDQKILQELEKQLLEDDDECEEADASVITTSEWTETYQNLLSGPCGPDGPCGPPPAQKPSSSSPTTSTTSSTSTAASSHASLCSKRTLIEAASAISEGKNDVALEILTRLVSNSNPNGNSDQRLTNCMVSALKSRMNPFENPSRVAELFGREHAESIQMFLESSVCFKVSYMAANLAILESAFEENGKGFCVVDFEIGQGKQYVNLLHALHARDMTLAPGFTVKLIAVAENCGDETVKAVGEMLTRQAERLRIGFEFRLVSVSQRQVTELSRDLLGCDSEEILVVNFAFKLHRIPDESVSTENPRDELLRRVKKLSPRVVTVVEQEMNCNTAPFLARVAESWSYYSALYDSVETVLGKDHPDRVKIEQGLSRKISNSVACEGRDRVERFEVFGKWRARMSMAGFMLKPMSQSVAESIKSRLAGGNNNRVNTGLTVKEENGGICFGWMGRTLTVASAWR